Proteins encoded by one window of Thermococcus sp. Bubb.Bath:
- a CDS encoding N-acetyltransferase yields the protein MEIVRLTEENLGDFQSMYAEFFKELREKQGWKPGEEGIYRKEAEVYFKHVDLIFLALEGSKAAGFIRLSSRERCFWVEELYVRPEFRGKGIGRALVERAEKEVLKHDTSLYLLVLPQDRDAIGFWKKVGYTTVNTIELVKELKPEDREGSFHTIEILGEDFKILRWKNEKFSDEERRFMYLLWKFYSKGGTKEEFLKLVNSALEGWLE from the coding sequence ATGGAAATCGTCCGCCTTACTGAAGAGAATCTGGGTGATTTTCAGTCAATGTACGCAGAATTCTTCAAGGAGCTTCGCGAAAAACAGGGCTGGAAACCGGGTGAAGAGGGGATCTACAGAAAAGAGGCCGAGGTCTACTTTAAGCACGTTGATTTAATATTTCTCGCCTTAGAAGGCAGCAAAGCGGCAGGGTTCATAAGGCTTTCGAGCAGGGAAAGGTGCTTCTGGGTTGAGGAGCTCTACGTCAGACCGGAATTCAGGGGAAAAGGAATTGGGAGAGCACTCGTCGAACGGGCAGAGAAAGAGGTTCTCAAGCACGACACCTCCCTCTACCTCCTCGTCCTCCCGCAGGATAGGGACGCCATAGGGTTCTGGAAGAAGGTAGGTTACACCACTGTGAACACGATCGAGCTGGTTAAGGAACTCAAACCCGAAGATAGGGAGGGGAGCTTCCACACCATCGAGATACTCGGTGAGGACTTCAAGATCCTCCGGTGGAAGAACGAAAAGTTCAGCGATGAGGAGAGGCGCTTCATGTATCTGCTTTGGAAGTTCTACTCAAAGGGTGGAACAAAGGAGGAGTTCCTGAAGCTGGTGAACAGCGCCCTAGAGGGATGGCTCGAGTGA
- a CDS encoding HEPN domain-containing protein, whose translation MRFEECVKRGYLRRMEPQPELARLSIRKARSFLESSRKNLEIGIYDGALVMAYLALFHAARALLFKDGWREKSHTCISAYLREFYVKPGSLDVKWVRYLDYVRNLRHQTQYDVGFSPDPEEIMDILPKIGEFIAVVENTLGGESNG comes from the coding sequence GTGAGGTTTGAGGAATGCGTGAAAAGGGGGTATCTGAGGAGGATGGAGCCCCAGCCGGAGCTCGCCCGCCTTAGCATCCGCAAGGCACGTTCCTTTTTGGAGTCATCGCGGAAGAACCTTGAGATTGGGATATACGACGGTGCACTTGTCATGGCTTACCTTGCACTGTTTCACGCTGCAAGGGCCTTGCTTTTCAAAGATGGGTGGAGAGAGAAGAGCCATACATGCATTTCGGCGTATCTTAGGGAATTCTATGTAAAGCCCGGCAGTCTTGATGTTAAATGGGTGAGGTATCTGGACTACGTTAGAAACCTGAGGCATCAAACCCAGTACGACGTGGGGTTCTCTCCAGACCCAGAGGAGATAATGGATATCCTTCCGAAGATTGGGGAGTTCATAGCGGTAGTTGAAAATACTCTGGGAGGTGAAAGCAATGGTTAA
- a CDS encoding MFS transporter, translating into MNHRLYRLHLLTSGLRLFGDAIETVALPWSLLKGTGSLVSIGSYALFTHLPWIFLPPLLGKSLDRTPKKVRLAFLALLLQSLLAVIVVPFSSNLWAFYIIVSGISALDILHRYYGFSLIAAMTLEESELQGLNATLSLVGNVVSLVAFPVAGALAYRFGVKAMLLDALLLAVGAAPLVPYLGVEISSVTAKEERAASPAQTFTRRFILGVLASLLLFNFALGSFRIFVFARLKEFATAEFLYGIMESLTALGSLIGVGFIAYLAHGRGVGAAKPLLLGMLLQSVALLLAGFPPIYPLISAVFIVGFGGELLNVSADSLFQKYLPLEGLGTARGLFDALATLVIPLSQLAFAWMIERSWEIQILVVLAFSMAVAAFLPLREILWEAKA; encoded by the coding sequence ATGAACCACCGCCTCTATCGCCTTCACCTCCTGACTTCGGGTCTGAGGCTGTTCGGCGACGCAATCGAGACCGTTGCCCTACCCTGGAGTCTGCTGAAGGGCACGGGTTCGCTCGTAAGCATAGGGAGCTACGCCCTCTTCACCCACCTGCCCTGGATTTTTCTGCCGCCTCTCCTTGGAAAGAGTCTTGATAGAACTCCCAAAAAGGTGAGGCTCGCTTTTCTGGCACTCCTCCTCCAATCCCTCCTGGCTGTCATAGTAGTTCCATTCTCTTCAAACCTCTGGGCTTTTTACATCATCGTTTCCGGAATCTCGGCGCTGGATATTCTCCACCGCTACTACGGCTTCTCGCTGATTGCTGCAATGACCCTTGAGGAGAGCGAACTGCAGGGACTGAACGCGACCCTCTCACTCGTGGGGAACGTCGTTTCCCTCGTCGCGTTTCCCGTAGCGGGCGCCCTCGCCTACCGCTTCGGTGTTAAGGCGATGCTCCTCGATGCCCTCCTTCTTGCGGTTGGGGCGGCCCCTCTAGTGCCCTACTTAGGAGTCGAGATATCTTCAGTGACGGCAAAAGAAGAGAGAGCGGCCAGCCCTGCTCAGACCTTTACCAGAAGGTTTATCCTTGGCGTTTTGGCTTCTCTCCTTCTCTTCAACTTCGCCCTTGGGAGCTTTAGAATCTTCGTGTTCGCCCGGCTTAAGGAGTTTGCAACGGCAGAATTCCTCTATGGTATCATGGAATCGCTCACCGCCCTTGGGAGCCTTATTGGTGTGGGCTTCATAGCGTATTTAGCCCACGGGAGAGGGGTCGGAGCAGCGAAGCCTCTCCTATTGGGAATGTTGCTCCAGAGCGTTGCCCTGCTCCTCGCCGGCTTTCCTCCGATTTACCCCCTGATTTCTGCCGTCTTCATCGTCGGCTTCGGCGGGGAGCTTCTCAATGTTTCCGCCGATAGCCTGTTTCAGAAGTACCTCCCCCTTGAAGGCCTTGGAACGGCGAGGGGCCTCTTCGATGCCCTGGCAACGCTCGTCATTCCGCTTTCGCAGCTGGCCTTTGCGTGGATGATTGAGAGAAGCTGGGAAATTCAGATTCTGGTGGTTCTGGCGTTTTCTATGGCGGTTGCCGCATTCCTGCCCCTCAGGGAGATTCTTTGGGAAGCAAAAGCATAA
- a CDS encoding nicotinamide-nucleotide adenylyltransferase, which translates to MVKRGLFVGRFQPVHNGHIQALKFVFSQVDEVIIGVGSAQASHTLKNPFTTSERMEMLIRALNEAGLADKRYYLIPLPDINFNAIWATYVVSMVPRFDVVFTGNSLVAQLFREKSYEVIVQPMFRKDILSATEIRRRMVEGEPWEELVPKSVAEFIREIHGVERIQMLATNLEKNEKEIQAPIRIPEF; encoded by the coding sequence ATGGTTAAGCGAGGCCTCTTCGTGGGCCGCTTTCAACCCGTTCACAACGGGCATATACAGGCACTCAAGTTTGTTTTTTCGCAGGTTGATGAGGTGATAATCGGAGTTGGAAGCGCTCAGGCAAGCCACACCTTGAAAAATCCCTTCACGACGAGCGAAAGGATGGAGATGCTCATAAGAGCCTTGAACGAGGCGGGACTGGCGGATAAAAGGTACTACCTAATCCCGCTTCCAGACATCAACTTTAACGCGATCTGGGCCACTTACGTGGTGAGCATGGTGCCAAGATTTGACGTTGTCTTTACCGGGAACTCCCTCGTTGCACAGCTCTTCCGGGAGAAGAGCTATGAAGTCATCGTCCAGCCGATGTTCAGGAAGGACATCCTCTCGGCGACCGAGATAAGGCGGCGCATGGTTGAAGGGGAGCCTTGGGAAGAGCTCGTTCCCAAGAGCGTAGCCGAATTCATCAGAGAAATACACGGCGTCGAGAGGATTCAAATGCTTGCAACGAACCTCGAAAAGAACGAGAAGGAGATCCAGGCGCCCATACGGATTCCCGAGTTTTGA
- a CDS encoding nucleotidyltransferase domain-containing protein yields MIHRIASTEKRERILEYILEKDEFGVEDVSDALGISKGLVSLYLKELLGLGLVDKKGRKFFLKSGAELRETKRFLNFWALRDKILPLREEWMLALGIYGSFARGENRLESDLDVWVLVEKNDPLRMMELKEKIETVTGREVDLLVLTKEKLARLKEENPYLYWSIKLSSIVLWGDLSEV; encoded by the coding sequence ATGATCCACAGGATTGCATCCACAGAGAAGCGGGAGAGAATACTCGAATACATACTGGAAAAGGATGAGTTTGGGGTTGAGGACGTGAGTGATGCGCTGGGAATCAGTAAGGGACTGGTTTCGCTTTACCTTAAAGAACTCCTTGGGCTTGGACTAGTGGATAAAAAGGGAAGGAAGTTCTTCTTAAAGTCGGGGGCAGAGCTCAGGGAAACAAAGCGATTCCTCAACTTCTGGGCGCTCAGGGATAAAATTCTTCCACTCCGGGAGGAATGGATGCTTGCCCTTGGCATTTATGGCAGTTTTGCTCGCGGTGAAAACAGGCTTGAGAGCGATCTCGACGTCTGGGTTTTGGTCGAGAAAAACGACCCACTCAGGATGATGGAACTCAAAGAGAAGATCGAAACCGTTACTGGCAGAGAAGTTGACCTCCTCGTGCTTACAAAGGAAAAACTGGCCCGTCTGAAGGAAGAAAACCCATACCTGTACTGGAGCATCAAGCTGTCTTCCATCGTGCTGTGGGGTGATCTCAGTGAGGTTTGA
- a CDS encoding GNAT family N-acetyltransferase: protein MEPVIREAKPEDKPFIEEISRLTWGGEDYLARVFDEWIEDGDFYVLELDGRVIGTAKLTLLPNKVGWMEGLRVHPDYRGRGFGRMLHNFIVQRGRELVEEGKIEALEFATYFLNRESIAMAKKDGFSVIAKFFNLGAKVADFQPEEPSPTEFEMEDLGLGIIPLGWKFVHRSGEALKWLREKGEAYETGGFKFIATKDGITFTPLSAGLGCIRAMLPAMAWVAREKRREEFDLMLTSGMKPVLPGLKRLGLFLWDETEEPNVLVFRKRP, encoded by the coding sequence ATGGAACCTGTGATTCGCGAGGCTAAACCCGAAGATAAACCGTTCATAGAGGAGATTTCAAGGCTGACATGGGGAGGAGAGGATTACCTAGCGCGCGTCTTCGATGAGTGGATTGAAGACGGGGACTTCTACGTCCTTGAGCTCGATGGAAGGGTAATCGGAACGGCCAAGCTCACCCTTCTTCCCAATAAAGTGGGATGGATGGAGGGGCTTAGGGTACACCCTGACTACCGTGGCAGGGGCTTTGGAAGAATGCTCCACAACTTCATAGTTCAGAGAGGAAGAGAGCTGGTGGAAGAGGGTAAAATAGAGGCTCTTGAGTTTGCCACCTACTTCCTCAACAGGGAGAGCATAGCGATGGCGAAGAAGGACGGCTTCTCAGTTATAGCGAAGTTCTTCAACCTCGGCGCCAAAGTGGCCGACTTCCAGCCAGAGGAGCCCTCCCCGACGGAGTTTGAGATGGAAGACCTGGGCCTTGGAATAATCCCCCTCGGCTGGAAGTTCGTGCACAGGAGTGGGGAAGCCCTGAAGTGGCTCAGGGAGAAAGGAGAAGCCTATGAAACCGGCGGCTTCAAGTTCATAGCAACGAAAGACGGCATCACGTTCACGCCGCTGTCAGCGGGCCTGGGCTGCATAAGGGCGATGCTGCCGGCGATGGCGTGGGTGGCAAGGGAAAAGAGACGGGAGGAGTTCGACCTGATGCTCACGAGCGGCATGAAGCCGGTTCTCCCGGGTCTGAAGAGGCTCGGTCTCTTCCTCTGGGACGAGACGGAAGAACCCAACGTGCTTGTGTTCAGAAAGCGGCCCTGA
- a CDS encoding GNAT family N-acetyltransferase: protein MTMRPLILKGEKVSLGILLKEDLQKSWEWFNERSTARALFNSAYFTLPEEEEEFYEEMKKNKDKMPTFALVENQGGKFVGVAGFNWVNYQARWGEIFYYLVPEERGKGYGTEVVVLLVNYAFNHLNLHKVWAKVHADNGASIKVFEKNGFTLAGRLRDHVWSDGKYVDELFYELIRNEHA from the coding sequence ATGACTATGAGGCCCCTAATCCTGAAGGGCGAAAAAGTGTCGCTTGGAATTCTCCTCAAGGAAGACCTCCAAAAAAGCTGGGAGTGGTTCAACGAGCGGAGCACCGCCAGGGCCCTCTTCAATTCCGCTTATTTCACCCTTCCAGAGGAGGAAGAGGAGTTCTACGAAGAGATGAAGAAGAACAAGGACAAAATGCCCACTTTTGCCTTGGTTGAAAACCAGGGCGGAAAGTTCGTTGGTGTGGCGGGCTTTAACTGGGTGAACTACCAGGCGAGGTGGGGTGAGATATTCTACTACCTGGTCCCAGAAGAGCGCGGGAAGGGCTACGGAACCGAAGTGGTGGTCCTTCTGGTGAACTACGCCTTCAACCACCTGAATCTACACAAGGTCTGGGCAAAGGTTCACGCCGACAACGGGGCTTCGATAAAGGTTTTCGAAAAGAACGGGTTTACTTTGGCGGGGAGGCTTAGAGACCACGTCTGGAGCGATGGAAAATACGTGGATGAGCTGTTCTATGAGCTAATTCGAAATGAACATGCTTGA
- a CDS encoding CPBP family intramembrane glutamic endopeptidase, translating into MGGAMNPLIVFTLAFFLFITKALYTKPLVKVFQRKFGEIAGYWLFTSFFTVLLAVFVTLLCPGVYFVRWDFPVRDFLIFFSLALLSSIPAIPEFRDFFHPKSKEERKELELVKSLTFAQAAAIQVISAALPEELVNRYIFLGLISLWNPLVGLVGISIFFGLAHKFSHSNRRWGMLLFNTLVGLVLGWAYLYTGSLLLVMTIHWLGNMLPWAYLRYASARKAILGTTILFAVLPPVILRNELTKAIDYLSGIYSTSGLLWGALIGLSMLGVAYAVLLMLKRGKKA; encoded by the coding sequence ATGGGTGGTGCCATGAACCCACTGATTGTATTCACCCTGGCGTTCTTCCTCTTCATAACGAAAGCCCTGTATACTAAGCCACTCGTAAAGGTGTTTCAGAGAAAATTTGGGGAGATAGCCGGCTACTGGCTCTTCACATCGTTCTTCACGGTTCTTCTTGCAGTCTTTGTGACCCTCCTCTGTCCTGGGGTTTACTTCGTCCGCTGGGATTTCCCTGTAAGGGATTTCCTGATCTTTTTCTCACTAGCACTTTTGAGCTCCATCCCAGCCATCCCAGAATTCCGGGATTTTTTCCACCCTAAAAGCAAGGAAGAAAGGAAAGAGCTGGAGCTTGTGAAAAGCCTTACCTTTGCTCAGGCGGCCGCTATCCAGGTTATAAGCGCCGCCCTGCCGGAGGAGCTGGTGAACCGCTACATTTTCTTAGGCTTAATCTCGCTCTGGAATCCGTTGGTCGGCCTCGTTGGGATTTCCATTTTCTTCGGTCTGGCCCACAAGTTCTCCCATTCCAACAGGCGCTGGGGCATGTTGTTATTCAACACGCTGGTCGGCCTCGTCCTCGGCTGGGCCTACCTCTACACTGGCAGTCTCCTTCTGGTGATGACAATTCACTGGCTTGGGAACATGCTTCCCTGGGCATACTTGAGGTATGCGAGTGCTAGAAAGGCGATCCTGGGAACGACGATCCTTTTTGCAGTCTTGCCTCCAGTGATCCTCAGGAACGAACTAACTAAGGCCATTGATTATCTCAGCGGCATATACTCAACCAGCGGCTTGCTTTGGGGAGCCCTTATAGGACTTTCCATGCTGGGTGTTGCTTACGCCGTGCTTTTAATGCTGAAAAGGGGGAAGAAAGCATGA
- a CDS encoding S-adenosyl-l-methionine hydroxide adenosyltransferase family protein: MITLTTDFGLRGPYVGEMKVAMLRVNPRARIVDVTHSITRHSIIEGSFVMEQVVKYSQKGTVHVGVIDPGVGTSRRALIIEGEQWLVVPDNGLATLPLKHIKARKAWEIDVERLRHFTGWEVSSTFHGRDVFGPAGALIDKGIPPEEFAREIALESLVKLDVEPRKKGDFWLLKVIYIDDFGNVILNLKGYKMPSEVELPGFALRIPYLNTYGQVKPGELLALPGSHGYLEIAVNQGSAAGRLGLKVGDDVRVKLV, from the coding sequence ATGATAACGCTGACGACCGACTTCGGCTTGAGGGGCCCCTACGTCGGGGAGATGAAGGTGGCCATGCTCAGGGTGAACCCGAGAGCGAGGATAGTCGACGTAACCCACTCCATAACGCGCCACTCAATCATCGAGGGCTCCTTCGTCATGGAGCAGGTTGTTAAGTACTCCCAGAAGGGAACGGTTCACGTCGGCGTTATAGACCCAGGAGTTGGGACTTCAAGGAGGGCCCTGATAATCGAAGGAGAACAGTGGCTCGTCGTTCCGGACAATGGCCTGGCTACGCTTCCGCTCAAACACATCAAAGCGAGAAAGGCCTGGGAGATCGACGTTGAGAGGCTCAGGCACTTCACTGGCTGGGAGGTAAGCTCCACCTTCCACGGCAGGGACGTCTTCGGGCCGGCGGGAGCACTGATTGACAAGGGGATCCCTCCAGAAGAGTTCGCCCGCGAAATAGCTCTTGAGAGCCTCGTTAAACTCGACGTCGAGCCCAGAAAGAAAGGCGATTTTTGGTTGCTCAAAGTTATTTACATAGACGACTTCGGCAACGTCATCCTGAACCTCAAGGGCTATAAAATGCCGAGTGAGGTTGAACTCCCTGGCTTTGCCCTGAGAATCCCGTATCTCAACACATACGGGCAAGTTAAGCCCGGAGAACTCCTTGCCCTGCCCGGAAGCCACGGCTACCTTGAGATAGCGGTGAACCAAGGTTCTGCCGCCGGGAGGCTCGGCCTCAAGGTTGGGGACGATGTGCGGGTGAAGTTAGTTTAA
- a CDS encoding CPBP family intramembrane glutamic endopeptidase, which yields MERWSRGVLLTLFLTAMVLSNKFISLGSIHMFLCLGEIIFLVFAVVKLSGYTRGELGLGGEFHPIKHILFPFVFFIFPLVVVAFVPHNAMPPWKFLLYFLNYLIIAGLIEELLFRGLLFASLEERFGGWAALFGNSVIHWLAHFAVGLNISQLIAALILSSYRLAFRRIEPLILVHGLWDAVFIALNPKLLGWWGIVIMFPLVGALFSILVYDVSRISKAGHS from the coding sequence ATGGAGCGGTGGAGTAGAGGTGTCCTTTTAACCCTGTTTCTAACCGCAATGGTGCTCTCGAACAAGTTCATCAGCTTGGGTTCAATTCACATGTTTCTGTGCCTTGGGGAGATAATATTTCTTGTATTTGCGGTTGTAAAGCTTTCAGGTTACACCAGAGGGGAGCTTGGCCTCGGTGGCGAGTTTCATCCCATTAAACACATCCTGTTCCCATTTGTTTTCTTCATTTTTCCTCTTGTCGTTGTGGCGTTCGTTCCACACAATGCCATGCCACCTTGGAAGTTCCTCCTTTACTTTCTGAACTATCTCATCATAGCAGGTCTCATTGAGGAACTGCTTTTCAGGGGTCTGCTCTTCGCTTCCCTTGAGGAGAGGTTCGGTGGATGGGCCGCCCTCTTCGGAAATTCAGTAATACACTGGCTCGCTCACTTTGCCGTTGGACTCAACATCAGCCAGCTCATCGCAGCATTAATACTCTCCTCCTACAGGCTCGCCTTCAGGAGAATAGAGCCGTTGATATTAGTCCATGGACTCTGGGACGCGGTGTTCATAGCACTAAACCCAAAACTTTTAGGTTGGTGGGGTATCGTCATTATGTTCCCCCTTGTAGGAGCTCTCTTCTCAATATTAGTGTATGATGTTTCCAGAATTTCAAAAGCAGGGCATTCATAG
- a CDS encoding ammonium transporter has product MFSPASDGFMLIAAALVFIMTPGLALFYGGMVNKKNAVTMMMQNFFSAGWTTVLWVVFGFSLAFAKDIGGVIGNLQYFLLDHIGPNTLYPGNHEISMLTFMVYQLMFAIITPVLMTGAFADRMRFKAFIVFLTLWMIFVYFPFAHWLWGGGFLAKWGVEDFAGGLVVHTSAGFGALAAVFYLGKRKHVLEGNHSLPLIVIGTALLWFGWFGFNAGSALRVDVDTNVAFVNTMEAAAFAAVTWMFWDYWKTGKWSALGFMTGSIAGLATITPAAGFVNPQAAMIIGITAAIVCHLAVDYKNRKGWDDALDVWGVHGIGGFSGIILLGIFGSSAILGSNGLIYGGVGFFGKQVAAAVMCAIYAFVVTYILMWVTDKITPVRVPEEAENTGLDEYEWAEEAYSL; this is encoded by the coding sequence ATGTTTAGTCCTGCCAGCGATGGGTTCATGTTGATAGCGGCTGCCCTCGTTTTCATTATGACCCCCGGTTTGGCTTTGTTCTACGGGGGAATGGTGAACAAGAAGAACGCGGTAACAATGATGATGCAGAACTTCTTCTCGGCTGGATGGACAACGGTTCTCTGGGTCGTCTTCGGCTTCAGCCTCGCCTTTGCCAAGGACATCGGCGGCGTAATCGGGAACCTCCAGTACTTCCTGCTCGATCACATCGGCCCCAACACCCTCTACCCCGGGAACCACGAGATAAGCATGCTCACCTTCATGGTATATCAGCTCATGTTCGCTATAATTACTCCGGTCCTCATGACGGGAGCCTTCGCTGACAGAATGCGCTTCAAGGCCTTCATAGTCTTCCTGACCCTCTGGATGATCTTTGTGTATTTCCCCTTCGCCCACTGGCTCTGGGGAGGAGGCTTCCTAGCCAAGTGGGGAGTCGAGGACTTCGCAGGGGGTCTCGTCGTCCACACCAGCGCCGGCTTCGGTGCCCTCGCGGCGGTATTCTACCTAGGAAAGAGGAAGCACGTCCTTGAGGGCAACCACAGCCTTCCACTCATCGTCATAGGCACCGCCCTCCTCTGGTTCGGCTGGTTCGGCTTCAACGCGGGCTCAGCCCTTAGGGTTGACGTGGACACCAACGTAGCCTTCGTCAACACCATGGAGGCCGCGGCATTTGCGGCCGTGACCTGGATGTTCTGGGACTACTGGAAGACTGGAAAATGGAGCGCCCTCGGATTCATGACCGGTTCTATAGCCGGACTCGCCACGATAACCCCTGCCGCTGGTTTTGTTAACCCGCAGGCGGCAATGATAATCGGAATAACCGCGGCTATAGTCTGCCACCTCGCCGTAGACTACAAGAACAGGAAGGGCTGGGACGACGCACTTGACGTCTGGGGCGTCCACGGGATAGGCGGCTTCAGTGGCATAATACTCCTGGGAATATTCGGAAGCTCCGCAATACTCGGAAGCAACGGCCTCATCTATGGTGGAGTCGGGTTCTTCGGCAAACAGGTCGCGGCAGCGGTAATGTGCGCCATCTACGCCTTCGTCGTTACCTACATCCTGATGTGGGTCACCGATAAGATAACGCCCGTCCGCGTCCCGGAGGAGGCCGAGAATACCGGTCTCGACGAGTACGAATGGGCTGAAGAGGCCTACAGCCTTTGA
- a CDS encoding MFS transporter, with the protein MRWSEIPREAKAYMLYHTLIAPGLIVWILFPLYLMKTGYSILEVGAFFTAVNIAAIPLTYLFGRLFNRWDIKKGLIAIDILDGIAYVMYGLSSGAISSLMLFGGRAVEKLSTLLYPLYRAYEQIIYPEDEYEEIFAWHLRLPEISRLITFPIMGYLLGYVYTEPGHYRLTFLFFGLFSVVTVTYLWLFLPSAGKEERISPEGFTFKAGEFKRLLAFETLLTLAWELAPEFVLINYVVFVLHKTVFEVTLIAVASSLASIIGTYASERIPKEKGFQAISLGMFLNSFYALVMALAPPFWLALVAYAIESFSGVFWFPFYRSWMFRLIPMEKASELHAAISSYRRVIGLVTPLVAGALASIHPTLPYGASLLGFIVAGLFLLWIAKGR; encoded by the coding sequence ATACGCTGGAGCGAGATCCCCAGAGAGGCCAAGGCCTACATGCTCTACCACACCCTCATAGCCCCAGGGTTGATAGTCTGGATTCTCTTTCCCCTCTACCTTATGAAGACAGGATATTCGATTTTAGAGGTGGGAGCCTTCTTCACGGCAGTCAACATAGCCGCCATCCCCCTTACCTACCTCTTCGGCAGGCTTTTCAACCGCTGGGACATCAAAAAGGGCCTGATAGCAATAGACATCCTCGACGGGATAGCCTACGTCATGTACGGTCTCTCCAGTGGTGCAATATCTTCGCTTATGCTCTTTGGGGGTCGGGCAGTCGAGAAGCTCTCAACGCTCCTGTATCCCCTCTACCGGGCCTACGAGCAGATAATATATCCCGAAGATGAATACGAGGAGATATTCGCCTGGCACCTAAGGTTGCCAGAGATTAGCAGGCTTATAACATTCCCGATAATGGGCTATCTCCTCGGCTACGTCTACACAGAGCCGGGGCACTATCGCCTGACTTTCCTCTTCTTCGGCCTCTTCTCGGTCGTTACTGTTACTTACCTCTGGCTCTTCCTACCCTCTGCGGGTAAGGAGGAAAGGATAAGTCCGGAAGGCTTCACGTTCAAAGCGGGTGAGTTCAAGCGTCTCCTCGCGTTTGAAACGCTATTAACGCTCGCATGGGAGCTCGCCCCTGAGTTCGTCCTCATAAATTACGTCGTCTTCGTCCTTCACAAGACCGTTTTCGAGGTGACGCTGATAGCCGTTGCGAGCAGTCTGGCTTCCATAATCGGAACCTACGCCAGCGAGAGAATTCCAAAGGAAAAGGGCTTCCAAGCGATATCCCTTGGAATGTTTCTCAACTCTTTCTACGCCCTCGTGATGGCCCTTGCTCCACCATTCTGGCTTGCTCTGGTGGCTTACGCCATTGAATCCTTTAGCGGCGTTTTCTGGTTCCCATTTTACCGCTCCTGGATGTTCAGGCTCATTCCGATGGAGAAGGCCAGCGAGCTTCATGCGGCAATATCGAGCTACCGGAGGGTTATCGGACTCGTGACCCCGCTCGTGGCCGGAGCTTTAGCGAGCATCCACCCAACCCTGCCCTATGGTGCAAGCCTTTTGGGTTTCATAGTGGCGGGGTTGTTCCTTCTATGGATTGCAAAAGGAAGGTAA